From Psychroflexus torquis ATCC 700755, the proteins below share one genomic window:
- a CDS encoding CPBP family intramembrane glutamic endopeptidase: MVVTKKAMLIMSIFTLFGFSGIAFFILSFSDKVDYFEMFNYDHLVTSIPIGLGFGSLAALIGALLLKLPVLKETSAFYARLFKGLDLQWIDIVFYSLCAGIGEEILFRGALQPLMGLWWAAILFVVLHGYISTKDWKKSIYGVFLILISAGFGYLTLYIDIFSAMAAHFIFDVIMFIKLRKEARSMSSEME, from the coding sequence ATGGTAGTAACCAAAAAGGCCATGCTTATCATGTCCATATTTACTCTTTTTGGCTTTAGCGGAATAGCTTTTTTTATTTTATCATTTTCAGATAAAGTTGATTATTTCGAGATGTTCAATTATGATCATCTCGTCACCTCTATTCCAATTGGTCTTGGCTTTGGTTCATTGGCGGCTCTTATAGGAGCTTTGCTTTTAAAACTTCCTGTGTTAAAAGAAACAAGTGCTTTTTATGCTAGGCTTTTTAAAGGCTTAGATCTTCAGTGGATTGATATAGTATTCTATTCTCTATGTGCGGGTATAGGAGAAGAAATTTTATTCCGCGGAGCGCTTCAGCCTCTAATGGGGTTATGGTGGGCTGCTATACTCTTTGTTGTTCTTCACGGCTATATATCTACAAAGGATTGGAAAAAATCTATCTATGGAGTATTTTTGATTTTAATTTCTGCTGGCTTTGGCTATCTCACGCTTTACATTGATATTTTTTCGGCAATGGCTGCGCATTTTATTTTTGATGTCATCATGTTTATTAAACTCAGAAAAGAAGCGAGATCGATGTCTTCTGAAATGGAATAA
- a CDS encoding phage holin family protein produces MKTLLQIVLTGLIVLILSNILGGVYVADFFTAIVVAAILALLNIFIKPILLILTLPVTVVTFGLFLLAINAFIILMADWLIEAFRVDGFWWAVLFSILLSFFQSIVFALAQRKR; encoded by the coding sequence ATGAAAACCTTACTTCAAATTGTTCTCACAGGACTTATCGTCCTTATACTATCCAATATTCTGGGTGGGGTGTATGTCGCCGACTTTTTTACGGCTATCGTTGTTGCTGCAATTCTTGCTCTACTTAACATCTTTATAAAGCCAATTTTATTGATTCTTACCCTTCCAGTCACCGTCGTCACCTTTGGTTTGTTCTTGCTGGCAATCAATGCATTTATCATTCTAATGGCAGACTGGCTTATAGAGGCCTTCCGTGTGGATGGATTTTGGTGGGCAGTTTTATTTAGTATTTTACTCTCTTTCTTTCAATCTATAGTGTTCGCCCTTGCACAGCGTAAAAGATAA
- a CDS encoding SGNH/GDSL hydrolase family protein, producing MKNYIKYLPFLAIGLLSCEPEFDDAIEENEVYTAGEADFSNYVSLGNSLTAGFADNALYIKGQQNSYPNILAGQFKLLGGGEFTQPLMADNLGGLLLNGVQIANNRLVLSTVSGSPAPAIIAGTPQTEITNKLSGPFNNMGVPGAKSFHLAAPGYGAAAGLPSQSNPYFVRFSTSETTTVLADAVAQNPSFFSLWIGNNDILGYATSGGTGVDQAGNLDPSTYGSTDITDPNVFGGVYNQLINELNANASGGVVYNIPNVTDIPFFTTVPNNALVLDAASAGSLTGFFQAVAGIFTQGLIQQGVPPAQAQALAAQYAIAFNEGPNRFVIDVPVTQTNPLGFRQMQEGELILLTINRAALAQGYGSVALSPAVLQVLGILQQGGTPTQEQAQLVLGAVNGIDDKDALDSSELSAISNARLSYNSTIQSLAEANGLAFVDADALLNRVGQGISFPGGIITSDFVTGGGFSLDGVHLTPRGYALIANETLEAINQTYGSNLPKVNVGEFGTISLSDNVN from the coding sequence ATGAAAAACTATATAAAATATTTACCGTTTCTAGCTATAGGACTTCTGTCTTGTGAACCAGAATTTGATGATGCAATCGAAGAAAACGAAGTCTACACCGCTGGTGAAGCTGATTTCTCTAACTATGTTTCTCTAGGGAATTCGTTAACTGCAGGATTTGCAGACAATGCACTTTACATAAAAGGACAGCAAAACTCTTACCCTAATATTCTTGCTGGTCAATTTAAACTCTTAGGAGGTGGTGAGTTTACACAGCCTTTAATGGCTGATAATTTAGGAGGCTTACTTTTGAATGGAGTCCAAATTGCTAATAATCGATTGGTGTTATCTACTGTTTCAGGTAGTCCAGCACCAGCAATAATTGCAGGAACTCCTCAAACTGAAATCACCAACAAATTATCGGGACCTTTTAATAATATGGGAGTCCCTGGTGCAAAAAGTTTCCATCTAGCGGCGCCTGGTTATGGAGCTGCTGCAGGATTACCCTCTCAGTCTAACCCTTATTTCGTAAGATTTTCTACTTCAGAAACGACGACGGTCCTTGCAGATGCTGTAGCTCAAAACCCTAGTTTCTTTTCGCTTTGGATTGGAAATAATGATATCTTAGGTTATGCTACTAGTGGAGGGACAGGTGTTGACCAAGCTGGAAATTTAGATCCTTCAACTTATGGAAGTACGGATATTACAGACCCTAACGTATTTGGAGGTGTTTATAATCAGTTGATAAATGAATTGAATGCAAATGCTTCTGGAGGAGTTGTTTATAATATTCCGAATGTTACCGACATCCCATTTTTTACAACGGTTCCAAACAACGCTTTGGTTCTGGATGCAGCTTCAGCGGGTAGTTTGACCGGCTTCTTCCAAGCAGTTGCTGGAATTTTTACTCAAGGCTTGATTCAGCAAGGAGTGCCACCAGCACAAGCACAAGCTCTAGCGGCTCAATATGCTATTGCATTTAATGAAGGTCCAAATCGTTTTGTAATTGATGTTCCTGTAACTCAAACTAATCCATTAGGATTTAGACAAATGCAGGAGGGTGAGCTTATACTTTTAACCATCAATCGAGCTGCTTTGGCACAAGGTTATGGTTCTGTAGCTCTTTCACCAGCAGTTTTGCAAGTTTTAGGAATTCTTCAGCAAGGAGGAACGCCCACTCAAGAACAAGCGCAATTGGTTTTGGGGGCGGTGAATGGTATCGACGATAAAGATGCTTTAGACTCTAGTGAACTTAGCGCCATTTCTAATGCTAGACTTTCTTACAATTCTACAATACAGTCTTTAGCAGAAGCTAATGGATTGGCTTTTGTAGACGCTGACGCTTTATTAAATAGAGTAGGACAAGGCATAAGCTTTCCTGGTGGAATTATTACTTCAGACTTTGTTACTGGTGGAGGATTTTCTTTGGATGGTGTGCATTTAACTCCACGGGGTTATGCTCTTATAGCTAATGAAACTCTAGAAGCTATTAATCAAACGTATGGGTCTAACTTGCCAAAAGTAAATGTTGGAGAATTTGGAACAATATCTTTGAGTGACAATGTGAATTAA
- a CDS encoding OmpP1/FadL family transporter, which produces MKNFLISGMLLIFASASVYAGGYRVAAQGQRALAMGHAGVGVVNSAEIAFFNPSGMVYLEDKFTVSAGVTGVFSNVKWQNRSTGQFAETQQGAGTPFYLHAAYKVNEWISLGLSVTTPYGSSVEWEPDWAGSHLVNDINLAAIFIQPLVSIKLSEHFSIGGGPIFVTGNVNFNRNASRTLTDEQGNRSNITVDDTGVSNTGWSGSFMFTPVKELRIGFNYRSEILLNAEGGEAVFSNFPNSALTPQNGTTTFNATLPLPAELTIGFAYEPNEKWLFAFDYQRAFWDVYNSLDIEFGNPNVPTSINPRNYKNASIYRFGAQYKATDNVTLRAGYYFDESPVQAGFFAPETPRNDGNGYTAGLSFQVSEKLAIDASFLYLRFQEVDASYDSYLENGQSVPFSGTYKSNAFLPGLGVTYKL; this is translated from the coding sequence ATGAAGAACTTTTTAATTTCAGGAATGCTTTTAATTTTTGCATCAGCTTCAGTCTATGCAGGAGGCTATCGAGTAGCAGCCCAAGGGCAGCGCGCTTTAGCGATGGGTCATGCTGGTGTAGGTGTTGTAAATAGTGCGGAAATTGCATTTTTCAATCCATCAGGAATGGTTTATTTGGAAGACAAATTCACGGTTTCTGCCGGGGTAACAGGTGTCTTCTCTAATGTGAAATGGCAAAATAGGTCTACTGGGCAATTTGCAGAAACCCAGCAGGGTGCAGGAACACCGTTTTACCTTCATGCGGCTTATAAAGTCAATGAATGGATAAGTTTAGGTTTATCGGTAACGACTCCCTATGGAAGCTCTGTAGAGTGGGAGCCAGATTGGGCAGGTTCTCACTTGGTCAATGATATTAATTTAGCAGCTATCTTTATACAGCCCTTAGTTTCAATAAAGCTATCCGAGCATTTTAGTATAGGAGGTGGGCCTATTTTTGTGACAGGTAATGTCAATTTCAATAGAAATGCCAGCCGTACTCTTACCGATGAGCAAGGAAACAGATCTAATATTACCGTAGACGACACTGGAGTAAGCAATACAGGATGGAGTGGAAGTTTTATGTTTACTCCTGTTAAAGAATTGAGAATTGGATTTAATTACAGATCCGAAATACTCTTGAATGCTGAGGGAGGTGAGGCAGTCTTTAGTAATTTCCCAAACTCGGCATTAACTCCTCAAAACGGCACAACTACCTTTAATGCCACTTTGCCACTTCCAGCTGAGTTAACCATTGGGTTTGCTTACGAGCCTAATGAAAAATGGTTATTTGCCTTTGATTATCAGAGAGCCTTCTGGGATGTTTATAACTCTCTAGACATTGAATTTGGAAATCCAAATGTTCCAACGTCTATTAATCCAAGGAACTACAAAAATGCTTCTATCTATAGATTTGGTGCTCAATATAAAGCAACAGACAATGTGACGTTGAGAGCGGGTTATTATTTTGATGAATCTCCAGTTCAAGCTGGATTTTTTGCGCCAGAAACTCCAAGAAATGATGGAAATGGTTATACAGCAGGTTTGTCTTTTCAGGTCTCTGAAAAGCTTGCTATAGATGCTTCTTTTCTGTACTTAAGATTCCAAGAAGTAGATGCCTCTTATGACTCATACCTTGAAAATGGACAAAGCGTCCCTTTTAGTGGAACCTACAAATCAAATGCATTCTTACCAGGTTTAGGAGTGACTTATAAACTATAA